A portion of the Segatella copri DSM 18205 genome contains these proteins:
- a CDS encoding KUP/HAK/KT family potassium transporter, translating into MKEKAESSAACNHHRVGFLGLLVTLGIVFGDIGTSPLYVMKAILHTGESISESTILGALSCIIWTLTLQTTIKYVCVALRADNNGEGGILALYALLRRLKYKWIYLLAIIGASTLLADGIITPAITVTTAIEGLESISPNLPVIPITLAIITIIFFVQRFGTESIGKSFGVFMLLWFLLLGVVGAFSITSYPLILKAFNPYYAAMLLAKSPEWFLILGAVFLCTTGAEALYSDLGHCGRKNIAISWGFVKTMLILNYLGQGAWVLNHADTALAVNPFFAIMPQSMLFFAIIMATGAAIVASQALISGTFSILSEAMNLHFWPRMRIKHPTHVKGQLYIPMINLAMYIGVVLIILLFRDSSHMEAAYGLAITITMLMTTLLLGFYLHSKGVARIFTMLFMGAYCIIEAIFLTANLSKFLAGGWCTMLIGGILFLMMFVWVKAMKIRRHYISTKPLDDYYQIISDIKADESIPKYASNLVYVNHANKEGAVDDKLLYSIINKQPKRADHYWLINMEFVDTPDTLEYNCETLIPDTLYSVTMHIGFRIEPRVSLYLRQVVEDLVADGKVDLQSTYPSLRKYGIPGDFRFIIIHRVYYPESSDNRQQNLLMSIYALISKIGIDEPKALGLDTSMVVVERVPLIINHPVIKDKVIKVIKDSETSQS; encoded by the coding sequence ATGAAAGAAAAAGCAGAAAGTTCAGCAGCCTGCAATCATCACAGAGTAGGCTTTCTGGGATTGCTCGTTACATTAGGCATTGTATTCGGAGACATCGGAACATCACCTCTCTATGTGATGAAGGCTATCCTGCATACAGGCGAAAGCATCAGCGAGAGCACCATTCTGGGCGCACTGTCATGCATCATCTGGACACTCACCCTCCAGACCACCATCAAATATGTATGCGTGGCGCTGCGTGCCGACAACAATGGCGAGGGAGGCATCCTCGCCCTCTATGCCTTGCTGCGCCGACTCAAGTACAAGTGGATTTACCTACTGGCCATCATTGGCGCAAGCACCCTGCTGGCAGACGGAATCATCACCCCTGCCATCACCGTGACAACAGCCATCGAAGGGCTCGAAAGCATCAGTCCCAACCTACCAGTTATCCCCATCACCCTTGCCATCATCACCATCATCTTCTTCGTGCAGCGGTTTGGCACAGAGAGTATTGGCAAATCGTTTGGCGTATTTATGCTGCTATGGTTCCTGCTGCTGGGCGTGGTGGGAGCTTTCAGCATCACATCTTACCCATTGATACTGAAGGCTTTCAACCCCTATTATGCTGCCATGCTGCTGGCAAAATCTCCAGAATGGTTTCTGATTCTGGGTGCCGTATTTCTCTGTACTACCGGTGCAGAGGCTCTCTATTCCGACCTGGGACATTGCGGCAGAAAGAACATCGCCATCAGCTGGGGCTTCGTAAAGACCATGCTCATTCTCAACTATCTGGGACAGGGAGCATGGGTGCTGAATCATGCTGATACGGCACTGGCAGTGAATCCGTTCTTTGCCATCATGCCGCAGAGCATGCTGTTCTTCGCCATCATCATGGCCACGGGTGCGGCAATCGTTGCGAGCCAGGCACTCATCAGCGGAACCTTCTCCATATTGAGCGAAGCCATGAACCTGCACTTCTGGCCGCGCATGCGAATCAAGCATCCTACTCATGTTAAGGGGCAGCTCTATATCCCGATGATCAACCTCGCCATGTACATCGGCGTGGTTCTCATCATCCTCCTCTTCCGCGACTCCTCGCACATGGAGGCAGCCTACGGACTCGCCATCACCATCACCATGCTGATGACTACCCTGCTGCTCGGTTTCTACCTGCACAGCAAGGGAGTGGCACGGATTTTCACGATGCTGTTTATGGGCGCATACTGCATCATCGAAGCCATCTTCCTGACTGCCAATCTGTCAAAGTTTCTTGCAGGTGGATGGTGTACGATGCTCATTGGCGGAATCCTGTTCCTGATGATGTTCGTGTGGGTGAAAGCCATGAAGATACGCCGCCATTATATCAGCACCAAACCGCTGGATGATTATTATCAGATTATCTCCGACATCAAGGCCGACGAGAGCATCCCTAAGTACGCTTCCAATCTGGTTTATGTGAACCACGCCAACAAGGAAGGTGCCGTAGATGACAAGTTGCTCTACTCCATCATCAACAAGCAGCCGAAACGTGCTGACCATTACTGGCTTATCAACATGGAGTTTGTTGACACTCCTGATACGCTGGAGTACAACTGCGAGACCCTGATTCCCGATACCCTCTACAGCGTAACCATGCACATTGGTTTCCGCATAGAGCCTAGGGTGAGTCTCTATCTGCGACAAGTAGTGGAAGATCTGGTAGCAGACGGAAAGGTAGATTTGCAAAGCACCTATCCTTCGCTGCGCAAATACGGAATTCCGGGCGATTTCCGATTCATCATCATTCACCGCGTATATTACCCGGAGAGTTCAGATAATCGCCAACAGAACCTGCTGATGAGTATCTACGCTCTTATCAGCAAGATAGGTATTGACGAGCCTAAGGCATTGGGCCTCGACACTTCCATGGTAGTGGTAGAAAGAGTGCCGCTCATCATCAACCATCCTGTCATTAAGGACAAGGTCATTAAGGTCATTAAGGATTCAGAAACATCACAAAGCTGA
- a CDS encoding tagaturonate reductase encodes MKELKALNKRTAPKSVAPEKIIQFGEGNFLRAFVDWIVWNMNKKTDFNGSVVVVQPLAGGMVDWLNGQDCLYHVNLQGKENGLAINTLERIDVISRALNPYSQNQAFMALAEQPEMRFIISNTTEAGIAFDDSCKFTDAPAASYPGKLVQLLFHRYKFFEGDPTKGMILMPCELIFLNGHHLKECIYQYIELWKGDMGADYEGFKEWFTNHCYVCATLVDRIVPGFPRDTIKEIQQKVCYKDNLVVKAESFHLWVIEKAENMTVEQMQEEFPAHKAGLHVLITDNEKPYHERKVTLLNGPHTVLSPVTYLSGVNIVRDACEHPVLGKYIHKVQFEELMQTLNLPMDELQKFASDVLERFENPFVDHQVTSIMLNSFPKFETRDLPGVKIYLERKGELPQGLVFGLAAIITYYKGGVREDGAPIQPNDDQKIMDKLTELWATGDTQKVAEGVLGFDYIWHEDLNKTVPGLTELVKKDLDLIQEKGMLEAVKTIL; translated from the coding sequence ATGAAAGAGCTAAAAGCATTAAACAAGCGCACTGCTCCTAAGAGCGTCGCTCCAGAGAAAATCATTCAGTTTGGTGAAGGTAACTTCCTCCGTGCATTCGTAGATTGGATTGTATGGAATATGAACAAGAAGACCGACTTCAACGGTTCTGTCGTTGTAGTTCAGCCATTGGCTGGTGGTATGGTTGACTGGCTGAACGGTCAGGACTGCCTCTATCACGTAAACCTTCAGGGTAAGGAGAACGGCCTGGCTATCAACACATTGGAGCGTATCGACGTTATCAGCCGTGCACTGAATCCATATTCTCAGAACCAGGCTTTCATGGCTTTGGCTGAGCAGCCAGAGATGCGTTTCATCATCTCTAACACTACAGAGGCTGGTATCGCATTCGATGACTCTTGCAAGTTTACAGATGCTCCTGCAGCTTCTTATCCAGGCAAGTTGGTTCAGCTCTTGTTCCACCGCTACAAGTTCTTCGAGGGCGACCCAACCAAGGGTATGATCCTGATGCCATGTGAGCTGATCTTCCTCAATGGTCACCACCTCAAGGAGTGTATCTATCAGTATATCGAGCTCTGGAAGGGCGATATGGGTGCTGATTACGAGGGCTTCAAGGAGTGGTTCACCAACCACTGCTACGTTTGCGCTACATTGGTAGACCGCATCGTTCCTGGTTTCCCACGCGATACCATCAAGGAGATTCAGCAGAAGGTTTGCTACAAGGACAACCTCGTAGTTAAGGCAGAAAGCTTCCACCTCTGGGTTATCGAGAAGGCAGAAAATATGACAGTAGAGCAGATGCAGGAGGAGTTCCCAGCTCATAAGGCAGGTCTCCACGTGCTTATCACAGATAATGAGAAGCCATACCACGAGCGTAAGGTTACCCTGCTGAATGGTCCTCACACCGTATTGAGCCCTGTTACATACCTCAGCGGTGTAAACATTGTTCGCGATGCCTGCGAGCACCCGGTATTGGGCAAGTACATCCACAAGGTACAGTTCGAGGAGTTGATGCAGACGCTGAACCTCCCAATGGATGAGCTGCAGAAGTTTGCTTCTGACGTATTGGAGCGTTTCGAGAATCCATTCGTAGATCATCAGGTAACCAGCATCATGCTCAACTCATTCCCTAAGTTTGAGACTCGCGACCTGCCTGGTGTCAAGATTTATCTTGAGCGTAAGGGCGAGTTGCCACAGGGTTTGGTATTCGGTCTCGCTGCTATCATCACTTACTATAAGGGTGGTGTTCGCGAGGATGGTGCTCCTATCCAGCCAAACGATGACCAGAAGATTATGGACAAGCTCACCGAGCTTTGGGCTACCGGCGATACCCAGAAGGTAGCTGAGGGCGTATTGGGCTTCGACTATATCTGGCACGAGGATTTGAACAAGACAGTTCCTGGTCTTACCGAGTTGGTTAAGAAAGATCTTGACCTTATTCAGGAGAAGGGCATGCTGGAGGCTGTTAAGACTATCCTCTAA
- a CDS encoding smalltalk protein gives MKKETWKQIFQIVLTILTALGTTLGVTSCIG, from the coding sequence ATGAAGAAAGAAACTTGGAAACAGATTTTTCAGATTGTACTCACAATCTTGACGGCGCTCGGCACTACGCTCGGAGTAACGAGCTGCATAGGATAA
- a CDS encoding tRNA threonylcarbamoyladenosine dehydratase, whose product MENKITTMEQGMQRRTELLLGKDNLEKIQKARVLIFGIGGVGSWCAEGLLRSGVRNITIVDSDRVCVTNCNRQLMATSRTIGEVKVEALRNRLLEINPDANITAYQKIYQAETADEFHMEQYDFIIDAIDSLKDKADLILRATALPKEITFISSMGAALRTDPFMVRKSEFWKVDGDPLARALRKKFKKNKTFPRRKFQCVYSEEKPMQNQGVNKACGTGGCLCPKAKLISGERGTDTAVYDAPGDQQLVEHEWCSTKAQINGSLCHITATFGMAIAGMVINHIIE is encoded by the coding sequence ATGGAGAATAAAATAACGACAATGGAGCAGGGAATGCAGCGACGCACCGAACTGCTCCTGGGAAAGGATAATCTTGAGAAAATTCAGAAGGCAAGAGTGCTCATCTTCGGTATCGGAGGAGTAGGATCATGGTGCGCTGAAGGACTCCTGAGAAGCGGCGTGAGAAACATCACAATCGTAGACAGCGACAGGGTATGCGTAACCAACTGCAACCGCCAGCTGATGGCTACAAGCCGAACCATAGGCGAAGTGAAGGTAGAGGCACTGCGCAACCGACTGCTCGAAATCAACCCCGATGCCAACATCACAGCCTATCAGAAAATATATCAGGCAGAAACTGCCGATGAATTCCACATGGAGCAATACGACTTCATCATCGATGCCATCGACTCGCTCAAGGATAAGGCTGACCTCATTCTGCGTGCCACTGCCCTGCCTAAGGAAATCACCTTTATATCTTCTATGGGAGCTGCCCTGCGCACCGACCCATTCATGGTAAGAAAATCTGAATTCTGGAAGGTGGATGGAGACCCGCTGGCAAGAGCACTGCGAAAGAAATTCAAGAAGAACAAAACCTTCCCACGACGAAAATTCCAGTGCGTATACAGTGAAGAAAAACCGATGCAGAACCAAGGGGTGAACAAAGCCTGCGGCACGGGCGGATGCCTATGCCCGAAAGCCAAACTCATTAGCGGAGAGAGGGGTACCGATACTGCCGTATATGATGCTCCGGGCGACCAGCAACTGGTAGAACACGAATGGTGCTCTACTAAGGCACAGATCAACGGTTCGCTCTGCCACATCACCGCAACCTTCGGAATGGCTATCGCAGGAATGGTCATCAACCACATCATTGAATAA